A genomic segment from Agrobacterium vitis encodes:
- a CDS encoding ABC transporter substrate-binding protein, with protein MTMTLTRRRLMTTASAVLALGVAGVPRAFAATPKDTLVEAWAFDDIITMDPGEAFEISAAEVTGNTYDTLVKLNIADTSTVAPGIAESWSASEDGLTYTFKIKSGIKFASGNPITAEDVAYSFERAVKLNKNPAFILQQFGLSGDNVAENAKAVDASTFQFKVDKPYATSFVLNCLTATVGAIVDKKLVQSHAAAVTVSKDYPYDSDFGNGWLKTNYAGSGPFKLREWRANELVVLERNDNYYGEKAKLKRVIYRFLKESSGQRLALESGDVDVARNLSPTDFTAIANSKNIKTDSAQKGTVYYLGLNQKNQYLSKPEVRQAIKYLVDYDAIGATLIKGVGTVHESFLPKGILGSIDDQPYKLNVAKAKELLEKAGLKDGFKVTMDVRSIEPMTSIAQSMQQTFAQAGITLELIQGDGKQTLTKYRARNHDIYIGDWGADYWDPHSNAETFTSNPDNSETPKSKTLAWRNAWDVPELTKETSEALLERDTPKRKAMYEDLQRKVLADGPFVIIYQKTEIAGYRANVQNYKLGPTFDSNLKNMISKD; from the coding sequence ATGACCATGACATTGACGCGCCGCAGGCTGATGACGACGGCCAGTGCTGTTCTGGCATTGGGCGTTGCAGGCGTGCCGCGCGCTTTTGCTGCCACGCCGAAAGATACGCTGGTCGAGGCCTGGGCGTTTGACGACATCATCACGATGGACCCGGGCGAGGCTTTCGAAATCTCCGCCGCAGAAGTCACCGGCAATACCTATGACACGCTGGTCAAGCTGAATATTGCCGATACTTCAACCGTAGCGCCCGGCATTGCGGAAAGCTGGAGCGCGTCTGAAGACGGCCTGACCTATACATTCAAGATCAAGTCCGGCATCAAGTTCGCCTCCGGCAACCCGATCACTGCGGAAGACGTGGCCTATTCTTTTGAACGGGCTGTCAAGCTCAACAAGAACCCGGCCTTCATCCTCCAGCAATTCGGCCTGAGTGGGGACAATGTCGCGGAAAATGCCAAGGCAGTCGATGCCTCGACCTTCCAGTTCAAGGTGGATAAGCCTTATGCGACCAGCTTCGTGCTGAACTGCCTGACCGCGACCGTCGGCGCCATCGTCGACAAGAAACTGGTGCAGAGCCACGCGGCAGCCGTGACCGTTTCCAAGGATTATCCCTATGACTCCGATTTCGGCAATGGCTGGTTGAAGACCAATTACGCCGGCTCCGGTCCTTTCAAACTGCGCGAATGGCGTGCCAATGAATTGGTCGTGCTGGAGCGTAATGACAATTATTACGGCGAAAAGGCCAAGCTGAAGCGGGTCATCTATCGCTTCCTTAAGGAAAGCTCCGGTCAACGTCTGGCGCTGGAATCCGGTGACGTCGATGTGGCGCGTAACCTTTCGCCCACGGACTTTACCGCGATTGCCAATTCGAAAAATATCAAGACTGACTCTGCCCAGAAGGGTACCGTCTACTATCTCGGTCTCAACCAGAAAAACCAGTATCTCTCCAAGCCGGAAGTCCGCCAGGCCATCAAATATCTTGTCGATTACGATGCCATCGGTGCAACCCTCATCAAGGGCGTCGGCACTGTGCATGAATCCTTCCTGCCCAAGGGCATTCTTGGCTCGATTGATGACCAACCCTATAAGCTGAATGTTGCGAAGGCCAAGGAACTGTTGGAAAAGGCAGGTCTTAAGGATGGCTTCAAAGTCACCATGGATGTGCGCTCCATCGAGCCGATGACCAGCATCGCCCAATCCATGCAGCAAACCTTCGCCCAGGCGGGCATCACGCTGGAGCTCATCCAGGGAGACGGTAAGCAGACGCTGACCAAGTACCGCGCTCGCAACCATGACATCTATATCGGGGATTGGGGTGCCGATTATTGGGACCCGCATTCCAATGCCGAAACCTTTACCAGCAATCCTGATAATTCCGAGACGCCGAAATCCAAGACACTCGCCTGGCGCAATGCCTGGGATGTGCCTGAATTGACCAAGGAAACCAGCGAAGCCCTGCTGGAGCGTGACACGCCTAAGCGCAAGGCGATGTATGAAGACTTGCAGCGCAAGGTTCTGGCCGACGGTCCGTTTGTGATCATCTATCAAAAAACGGAAATTGCTGGCTATAGAGCCAATGTTCAGAATTATAAGCTTGGCCCGACCTTCGACAGCAACCTCAAGAACATGATTTCCAAGGATTGA